The Coturnix japonica isolate 7356 chromosome 8, Coturnix japonica 2.1, whole genome shotgun sequence sequence CTGGCCCACAGTGACACCCCCATCCCTACCCGGTCAGGAGCCCCTTCCAGAGAGCCTTGAAGTTGACGTGCGGGTTGGGCATGATGCCAGCATTGAGGTAGACAAAATCCAGGCGTTGGAACCTGCAGGAAGAGCAGACAGTGGGGTGAGCAGGACACGGCGGGGTCACACGGGGACAGCAGGGGGGGTCAGATGAGGACACTATGGACACCCACTCACCTGCAGCGCAGCTCCTGTGCAGCACGCAGCACGGAGGCCAGGTTACCCAGATCCACCTCCACGGTGGAGACCTGCGCAGCGGGGaactcctgcagcaccaggtcCCGGGTGGTCTCGGCTTTCTGTGTATTACGGCAGGCGAGACACAGGTGGATGCGTCCATCCTCCCCCAGCAGCCGCCTGCACAGCGCCAGCCCCACGCCGCTGCAACGGTGAGCAGCATCAAGCACAAGCAATACCATACAATACCATACTATACCATACTATACTATACCATACTATACCataccaccaccacccccaaCGTCCCAGCCGTCCATCCGTCCACCCCCACGCGCTCACCCGCTGGCTCCGGTCACCAGCACCACTCGCTCCATCCCGCTCCACTCCACGCTCCCGGCGCACCCCGTCCCTCCGCCCTATATCCGCCAGCCCTGCCTACGTTATGGCCCCGCCTCCCTTCTAGACCAATGGGTGATGGCACAGGAGGCGTGGCCACACGTTTGGTGGCGTGATTATGGGGCGACAGGAGGGGCGGGGCGGTGGGACGGTTGTGGGAGGGGTTTGTTTAAGCCCCCGCCCATTAGGCTGATTCCCCACGTGTCACCCCAAAGGAAATCACGACACCGAGCAGCTCTTCAGCTGGTTCTCCCGTATATACAGGTGTATCTACTGAATATATACACGCCTCAGCAATAGGGTACTGCGAATGGAGCCGCGATGAAGTAACggtgtataaaaaaaaaagagtcagaGGGGGTCCGTGCACCGCCCTGAAGTCCACAGTTCGTCCTGTCCACATGAAGGTGCTGGGTGGGTTTCCTTAAGGCACGTGGTGCTGGGCCCACACAGTCACTGTCCCCAATAAATAACCTCAGTCCAGCTCGGAGCCCCCCAGGCcgtgctgccctgtgctcccccTGCCGCATTGGGACTCTCCTCCTGGTTAGTGGGTGCCTGCTGAGCACGGGGTCACTCCTCGGCGGCCGCCTCCTGCAGCTGGCGGTGCAGGTCTTGGAAGGAGGGACGGTCTTTAGTGTCCCgtctccagcagctcagcattaGCTTATAGATAGAGTCGGGGCACAGAGCAGGCTTGGGAAGGTACGTCTtggaaacaaaaggcaaagagagAGAGTTAATGCCATGTACAAACAATGGATGACAGCAAAATCATAACGTCACGGAATTGTTTGAGTGACCTTGGGTGGCACCCACCACCTCTATGGGCATTCTGTGCTACTGTCTCACTGTACTGGCCCTGGGGAGCCTGATTCCCCCATGCACTTGGGACTTCATGTTGATGGCAAAGAGCTCCCAGACACCCCATCCAGCCCCTCAGCATCCTGATGGATTCATGGTTGGACAAGGtgatcttagcagtcttttccaaccttgatgacTCTATGGTTCTACGATTCTCCCCAGGCCCACAGCCCCCACCTGGTGCTGCCCACCCCGTTCCTACCTGCCGGCCCTGGTCCCGGAAGAACTCTCCGGTGTTCTCGATGACCTGCTCATCAGACAGCTGTGAGTAGGGCTGCTCCCGGCACAGCGTGAAGGTCTCCCACAGTGTCACACCAAATGCCCACACATCGCTGGCCGTGGTGAATTTGCCCTGGCGGgggcaagcaaagcaaaattgGGATAAGCAacaccctacagccccatagatctcccCCCTGGAGATCAAAGCCTCCTGAACCTCCCAGCTCCATGCCCAGCACGGGGACAGAGCGTGACCGCAATGCTCTCATCCCATCTTCCAAAGGGATCCCTTTCCCCCTTGTGCTTCCTAAGGCCACCCTCCAGGCACAGTGCCATCCAAGATGAAGATGCCACCAGTGGACCCATGACACTCAGCCGTACCAGCAGGATGCTCTCCCAGGACATCCAGCggatgggcagcacagcacggcCCTGGATGCGGTAGTAATCCCCGCTGTAGAGGTTCCGGCTCATGCCGAAGTCAGCAATCTTGATGGTGTAGTTGTTGCCCACCAGGCAATTCCGGGTTGCCAGGTCTCGGTGCACAAAGTTCAGGGATGCCAGGTACTTCATCCCAGATGCAATCTGGGTGGCCATGAAGCGCAGGTTGCTGTAGCTGGGGACACCGAGCAGGGCTGAGGGGCTGGGCGACACCGGGTGCCCCACCGTCCCTGTGCCCCCACCCACAGCACTACCTGATGGTGGGCACCTGGGCATCAGGAGGGCTCTGTGCCTCGTGGCGGGACAGGAACTGGTTGAGGTCTCCGTTCTCCATGTATTCTGTAATCATGCACAGCGGGTCATCTGTGACACACACCCCCAGGAGCCGGATGATATTTGGGTCCTTGAGCCGTGACATGATCTTGATTTCCTTCAGGAAATCATTCCTTTCCAGAACAGAAACCACAGGGATTAAAAACAGACACCCCAGCACGATGGGGTAAAGTGCACAATTGCCACAGGACATGGCAGGGGGACCTTCCCCTGGGCCTGGGGGCAGTGTGGGATGGGCTGTGTGGGCAGGAGATGGGTAGGACCCGTGGCATCCAAGTGTGCTGGAAGCTGGGGACACAGCCCAGAGGATGCAGCTGTCCCAccaggggctgtgctgtgagggtGGTACCTGGCATTCTTGTTGGCATCGGCCCTCAGCATCTTCACAGCCACTAGAACGGGGCAGTTGGGGCTGGCATCCAAGCCCTCCAGGGTAAATTCCTTGTCTGCAAACTTCTCCATCCCCTCCACCTCACAGAGATGAACCTGGGAAGGAGGCCACATGTGGACATATCCTCCAGCAGTGGTCTCCTTTGGTTACCACAAGCACCAGCTCCATCTATCCCAGCACACAGAGGCTTTGTGCCTGCCAGCTCCAGCTCACCTCCCCAAACTGACCCTCCCCTAGCTTCTCCTTGAAGGTCAGCAGCTTCCTGGGGAACTCCTCGACAGCTACGTCCTTTCCAGACAGCAGGTCCATGGTGAGGGCCGGCACCGAGTAGGTGTTGCCACCTGTGACGCCCTGCAGGTTCACAATCTCAGCTTCGGCGTAGTGCGGGACACCCTCGGGGCCACTGGCTGGGGATGGCTTCACGGGGCCACTGCAGCCTGGGGAGACAGCGGGGATGATCCTGCCATGGGCATGCAGCCCACAGGGCATGGGGCAGCTCCCACCCAGCGCTATGCCTGTTGCAATGTAATTGTACCACAGTGACTCCAGGAGGATCTCCCATTCCTTACCTGTGTCCTCCTCACCCGCTGTGAATTCAGGCAGCTTGCGGATCAGGCGTGAGGGCTCCTGGTAGTCTGGACCCAAGGGAAATATGCGGTCGTAGGTGGAATTGGACTCGTGCTcactggaggaggaggagcgaTTGTGATTGAACATGCTGGATTCACTGGGCAGGGAGAGGCTGACGGTCATCTCATCATCCAGCATCCTCCGTGATGCCTGCAGGAGGGGGTAAGTGAGGCAAGAGCTGGGATAGGACCCTGGTGTGTGCTATCCCATGGGGTCCCCTGGGCTCAGTAAACTGTCCCAACAACAGATCTCATCACCATGGCCATGGCTAACCCTGAGCACACGCTCAGAACCCCTCTCTGGTACCGTGTCCCATACTGGTGGAACTGGGGAGGGCACATATCCTTGCATACCCCCGCTTgtccctcagcctgtcccccTCTGCCATCTGGCCCCACGGAGAAGCATTTGGACTGGTCACCACTGAGCCCTCAACTAGCTGCGGGTGGCACAGAGGCCCCACAGCTGTCTCACTCACCTTCTCCAGCATCTTCTGCCAGAACTGCCGCCACAGGATGATGACTATGATGGCCACCAGGATGAAGATGATTGCCACCAGGCACCCGATCAGGATGCGTGTGTTGCTATCGTCCATCTTGAGCGTGGGGTCTGGCAGGAGGGGACAACACAAGCTTGATCACTCTGGGGTGAGGAGAGAAACCCTGCACACTTTTCTCCATCAGATGAGGCAGATCTTCCCCTTTTGGAGCCTCTGTGCATCTTCCCAAGAGAAGGTGACCCCAGCCTCCACCAGGTTTGGTGTGAGGTGCTTTATGGTGCCT is a genomic window containing:
- the DDR2 gene encoding discoidin domain-containing receptor 2; its protein translation is MPALPRAALLLLLLLLLLCILLAARAQVNPAVCRYPLGMSGGHIPDEDISASSQWSESTAAKYGRLDSEEGDGAWCPEIPVEPDDLKEFLQIDLRALHFITLVGTQGRHAGGHGNEFAPMYKINYSRDGTRWISWRNRHGKQVLDGNSNPYDIVLKDLEPPLIARFVRFIPVTDHSMNVCLRVELYGCAWLDGLVSYSAPAGQQLVLPSGTIIYLNDSVYDGAFGYSMTEGLGQLTDGVSGLDDFTQTHEYHVWPGYDYVGWRNESTAGGYVEITFEFDRIRNFTTMKVHCNNMFSKGVKIFKEVQCYFRSDAGEWEPNAISSVLVLDDVNPSARFVTVPLLHRMASAIKCQYYFADTWMMFSEITFQSDAAMYNNSAVPPEMPMAPTTSDPTLKMDDSNTRILIGCLVAIIFILVAIIVIILWRQFWQKMLEKASRRMLDDEMTVSLSLPSESSMFNHNRSSSSSEHESNSTYDRIFPLGPDYQEPSRLIRKLPEFTAGEEDTGCSGPVKPSPASGPEGVPHYAEAEIVNLQGVTGGNTYSVPALTMDLLSGKDVAVEEFPRKLLTFKEKLGEGQFGEVHLCEVEGMEKFADKEFTLEGLDASPNCPVLVAVKMLRADANKNARNDFLKEIKIMSRLKDPNIIRLLGVCVTDDPLCMITEYMENGDLNQFLSRHEAQSPPDAQVPTISYSNLRFMATQIASGMKYLASLNFVHRDLATRNCLVGNNYTIKIADFGMSRNLYSGDYYRIQGRAVLPIRWMSWESILLGKFTTASDVWAFGVTLWETFTLCREQPYSQLSDEQVIENTGEFFRDQGRQTYLPKPALCPDSIYKLMLSCWRRDTKDRPSFQDLHRQLQEAAAEE